Sequence from the Lepisosteus oculatus isolate fLepOcu1 chromosome 13, fLepOcu1.hap2, whole genome shotgun sequence genome:
TGCCGGGCACATTTTGACGTTCAGGTCAAACATTCAAAGTTAGCGTCTGTTTTAAAAGGCTTTGGATTCGTGTTAAGATTTGTATCAGTTTTAACTGGTAATACAATAGTGAATATAATTGAGGTTCTACTGTTTAAGGtttaagcttttaaagtcgtgcaatgtctaaatTAGGCAGGGACAtgtcattgtttcttatttttgattttctttaaaaatgttttaaaaatcaactTCCCACTTTAACCTTGCCATAACTATAGCAGGAATGTAGCACATTTGGGACCTTGTTCAGGAactttgatttgttttgtggAGCCAATATTTTTTCCTCGGTTCACACATGCTGCACTTGgagtttttaataatattattattattgtttgattttatttgtattgtggGTAATTGTGGTGTCCATCATGGCATTCAGTTTAGAGcagtttgaaaaatgttgcaaGGCAGATGTTTTATCAATAGCCGGTTTAGGTTCTCAGTTTACCAAGGACATATCAGATGTTAAACTGAAGAAGGAATACACCCCAACACCCCAGACAGACAAAGGTGATAAAGGTGATAAAAATCCATTCAAAGGTgcagtgtgttaacacaaactctaaCAGAGCCGCTTGTgcgagcaaggtgactttctgctcaattgcgtgagagctacagtacagtcagatgGATTTTAAATTCTATAAGCAACATAAGCTGTTTGTCTAATTCACCTACTTTGTGCAGTATACGCTTTCtgaaaatgtacaattttgtcTCGTGCCAACTCatcaaagatttattttttaaaattctgaaattTGGATGACATGCCTCACGGACTCATTCATGGGATAATCAAAATAACCCCATCCCCCCGCGTCTCACCTTTCGCTGTTCCACACACATGAATCCCATGAAGTCAGATCCACAGATATACCAAAAAAGTAGCTCACGCAACAATGAACGGCAATGAGTTTGTATACGGTATAAATATGTTATGATCGTATGTTttcaaagccactacagtagagtatgtgtgaattattttttctttaagttaaatTTTCGTAGATGAAATTtgtattaagacaaaatatagatgttCTTAATgcggatgtaaacctgaaagagacacatcgcgttcacaacaagctataatagtggactactTTATATATTTGGCTATGTAAtaaacaaaccaaaagtaattctCTGGACAGGCTTTGAACTGCCTGGGTGCACCGTGCTACATTACATTCCATTGCTCCTTACCACTatatggaaaataaatgtttttttttaaaaaacaaatgtcaaaatgtttccaaaatatccactttttatttatatttatattttacctGCTAAGTTACACAATTCCACCTTTCACTGCTCTACCTGGCGGTTATACAAAGTATTGCAACCGTGTTTCAAAAACACTGCGGCACTCTGCAACCCTTGGACTGCAAACTACTACAGTATCCCCTGCACATTTTAAATGACTGGATCTGTATTTCTCTTTTTGTATCAAAGATGGAAATTCCttcttaaaagttaaaaatataaaattaactgTTCATTAAGAGATTCATTGTTTCTCTTAACCTGTTGGATGTGTTTTCTCCAGTGCTCACTTTTTCTCTCTCTGGATTAATAAGAGCTACAGCTACAGCTCTGCATTAAGTGGCCTCTGGGGTCACTGTGATAAACTGGCCATAAAAGTACGTGAGATGAGAAGAAGAGTTTCTGTAACGATGGCTGGGTTGTGATGAAAGGAtccaatgcagatgcaggattcctggggcggtgagtaggcggacagagctatccaggagctgggtcgtaatccggaggcgaaaggtaggtcaagatcagtaaacagcactggtggcgaacaatccaaaacgagagacagatacgtggtcgggacaagagcaacagggtcgataccaaaaataaacacaggtagtaaacaatccacggggcaaggcaagaaacgtagtccgaaggcaaaacgatgatgtcagaaaatccagaaggcaaaatgcaagaaacgctaggtagagccacaagtagggaactcaataccgagcattgatatgcgagtaagagcggcttaaataatgcagcctgccgcacggtaagacgtctgaagagaattaacacgtgcggcggcgtttgtaattatcccccacctgctgggactgattagacctcttcggagctggtctgggctGGTTAGTGGTTGTTACAGTTTCTTGTCCAGCAGTTGTGTTCTGTGCTGGAAAAGCATATTGGACAGACTCAGGCTCCAGGTACGTGACTCACTGAACTGTATTTcatgcttacaatattcagctgTTAACTGATACCTGAAgctattattttccattttcattgaAAATAATATGTTAATCTTATAAGGTGATTCAGTTTATGCCATTAGAATTATGTAaacctaattttaaaataactcaggatttttatatataattttcttAAGACAACAGgaagattttaaaaactcaagtaagaaagtttaaaatataaactTAGTCAAGAGAAATATCTAAAGGTCTGCTTGCCTTTAAAGCTGTCTTCTAGGGTTGCTTTTTAATGTCTTGCAGAGATTTTGAACAAAGGGAACCAAAActcttttagtatttttgttattatcttaaaacatttaattgtgaGCAGTCAGGGGTTTTACAAAATTAACATATATAACAGATTTGAACTAAGTTTAATTTCAAAACAGACACAAttctcacatttttttctggaatcAACACTGTTCGTATTAATCAGACATTAATAATTTTGTTGTTCTTTATGCTTGTGACATTGAAATGTCACTGGAAGTTCTTGTGATTTTGATTAGTGAAGCAGGCaataaatattgttacaaatggtgagttaagaaaacatgaaaaatcaggaattgaccgaTCAGTTTAGTAATAAGTAAAATAGTTAtagtaaaatagttaaaatactCCCAACTTATAAGCAATTTCTCTAGGATATAGCCAAGTGGTTGGTATATTTAGTGGCATgtaaattctttgttctctggcacaactttggtgaaaagagtaataatccagacacacttggttaaacatttttttttccaatgacaATACCACAAACTAcaatacacacaacaaaacatacatcaCACAAATGACTATATTTACAGAATAtacaaacaaggcatttcaAAGGCCTTACATTTTAATCACCCAGAATACCCCCAGACTTCTACTAAGTATGAAACTCTTAATACCTATAGAAGCCAAATAAGAGACAAGCTGCCTTTCTAAATTAATGTGATACAACCTACAGTTAAATGTTTCTCTCTACACCCAGGATGCCAATAAATAggagcctatctccctattctatgagtgcaccctaagcaggaaagatgtCTCTGACCGAGGTATCTTTTACGCAGAAATCCAAGTTCCCTAAatcacagaatagcaagctctctctagcaaggttcaaatacttagctctagacaggttttgtttggatgataAAGGGATTTTCGCCTGCTGGAAGCTTCTAGTTCCAGCTTCTCTGGACTCTTGTCTTTCCTCTTTCTTCTTCCCTGATTCTTCTTGTCTCACCTCTCCTTCTCTCTGTGCTCTTAATGCaatcttatattgtgtgtttctTTACTGCTAATTAacaatcattaacccacaacttacataggtataccaaggtaaactttagaATGGTTTCTGATCAAGGGACTCCCACATCTCAAAAAACATCCTCTCTTCTTTGAACCTAGAACTGTTTAGTCTGATAAGTGTCACAAACTTCTCAGTTACCTAAAACTGTAACAATATATAAACCACTGTCTGACTTGATCAAAGAAATATAATAgatattgttttgctttttactttttattttttatcgttgttacagtatgtcattgctatgcattaaacaaaatcagtaagggatacagtatgttagaatAATAGTGAAGATCAAGGATGGATATGCCATCTGTAATCCTACAATCAAGTAGTGCTACAGGATTCATGTATTCATTAAATCAACAAGAAGAAGCATGGTAAAATTAAGATTTTAGCAATCATTTCATTAGATAGTACATTCCTCCTCTTCTAATTTGTATATCAAACTTGTTTGAAAGACATTTAAAACTCCTTCTTGTCCTTCCTGAAAAGGGTTAACAGTCATTGTGCATTTTCTATTATTGGTCCTGTACCAGGACCAATTTCTAAAGTCAATTGGACCTCAATAGAAGTAAAACAGCTCATTACAGGTATGTACCATAGTGCGACATTCCTACTTGTAATTAACCTTAAGCCGTGtataacaatttttttaattgacttaaTTTGGATTACATTTTGCATATTTGTGTAAGCAAAGCATTTGCACTTCTGGTTAGGAGGAGTTTATTCATACAACACATTCCCTTTCTCAGTGTAAAGATTCTGTGCATGGAATCCACTTTTGAGATGATGTCTTAATGTCATTGCACACAAATCACACAGACAGCTCTTCAGTCTTCAAACCACAGAGCCATCTTTTGCATTCAACTATTGAAGATCATGGTATCATTGTCACTGTTTGCCACTGGTTGGCACTGATATATGATGCTGAGCCCAGAATGAAGCAGTCTTGAACAGATTTAAAtgtgtaattatattaattatgacaaaatgtgtttttgttggaTACCCGACTGTCTTAATGGAAGAAGTGCAGTTCTCTATTTTTTAGATAAGTTAAATaacctgcaagaaaaaaaatctcctaaCAAGCCAATTTCCAATTTAGTCACTGATTtagaatatgaagtaaacatgtgtgaaaacaaatgtataaGGTTTTGGTTTAACATCTTCAGAGCTCAATAAAAACTGTAACAATGAATAATGTCTGACTCATTAACTATCAGAATAATAAGTCTTGTAAGTGGTTTAAATAAGACTAATAATTCGGTTTTAATACAAACTAATTTTTAACATGTTACATAATACCTGCCCCTGAAtaaagtactaccataagaacgTGTTAATactaaaatacagaaatgtaaaagaatATCAAAAGGTATACACAAAATTTTGTCTCTTCTTCTTTACATTTCATGTACACTCAACACAGAAGGCCCAACCCCCGTATCAGAAGCAGTGATGCAAAAATGCTAACCTCATTGTTAATATGTTGCCTTGTTATATTGATACAaatcagaaaatatttattatattcaggggttaaaataatgcattgcaaCTTCTGTCATTTCAGGTGTATTCAGTCATTTTTGGCATAGCAGTATATGctaaaatacatgtaaatataTCTTTATCATGATAAAGGTATGCAATACAAGTTTCACaaaattttcattaaaatattatatttaataattattcatgagatattcttgtaaattgtaaattaattaccTCCAGGGTACCCCTGACTTGAGCCATGAGCAGACCCAACATCACTCTGCACTCTGAATTCATCATTGTGGGACTGCCAACTCCAGATGAACAGGACACTGCACTCTTTATCATCTTCCTCATCCTCTTCTTGGCTACATTCCTGGGCAACCTGCTCATTGTGGTGCTGATTTCCCTGGACCACCGACTCCACATGCCCATGTACTTCTTCCTGTGGAACCTGTCTGTCTTAGACATATTAATGACAACATCAATCATACCCAAGATGCTAGCTGGTCTGTTAGGTCAGAAAACCATCTCATTCACAGGTTGCTTTGGACAGATGTACTTTATCATCTCATTTACAGCTGTGGAAGGATTCCTTGTTGCAGCAATGGCTTATGACAGATATGTTGCTGTAGTGAAACCACTGCATTACAACACCTTAATCAGCACcaaggtttgtattacaatgACGACCGCAGCCTGGGTACTCGGCGTCCTTGCCTCACTTTTGTCGGTCGTCCCAGCAAGCACTTTGCCATTCTGTGGATCAAACCTTATCCTACATATTGTCTGTGACTACCGCACTGTAATGGTATTAGCTTGTGGCGATGTTACAGCTCAAATCAATTTTACCCTGTTAATTGCCACACTTGCAATCTGCATCCAATTTTTCTATGTCTTATGGACATATTGTAGAATCATAGCATCAGTAATGAAACTGAAAACTGTGGAGAGCCGTAAGAAGGCCTTCTCAATGTGCTCCTCACATGTGACTGTCGTCTTTCTATACTATGTTTCTGGTGCTGTGGTTTATATTGGGTTGAGGGTTGAGAGTATCCCTCCTGATGGGCGCATCATCATTGGTGCAGTTTTCTATTTCCTCACCCCTTTGCTCAACCCCATCATATACAGCATAAGGAATGAGAAAATCAAGGCAGCAGCTCACAGATACTTTAAACTGAGAGCACTTATTATGAATAAGACATAATATCAGGGATGTTAATGTTCAATACTAAAAAAGAATCAAggtgatatatttatatatcttaaaaaaataattttcagaatcacattacaaatgtaattgatttgttttccttttcttcaatttcatacagctaaactttaataaacatattttttacgACAGAATGTGgaagaagttacatttctagTGCAGCCTAATAGGAGTACTATTTAGTAGTAatgtagaaatactgtacagtttgaAATTTATTAATGACTGACacgatggtgcagtggttagcattgttgcctctgcttggagtttgtattttctccttGTGTTCACATAGGTTTCCTCCAGATACTCAGTCTTCTCTTACAgactgaaggtttttttttttgcaaatttcCTTAACTACatcaaaaaaaataaacattctctTATTTGTAAAActttgcatgcaataaaaaaCTTTCAGAATGACGGTGATTTTCCGTTATCAATCTGTACAAGTGGATGACGGTGCCGGATTTGCACATTTAAAGAGTCCCTCCAAGCCCTACCACCTGCTTTTGTCCATTAGTCCCTCTACAGGGCCCAAAGTCCTTTCCAGCACTCCCTCGTgatggggaaaccccatttggtGACGTCATGCTTCATCCTTCTTCTGAGGTCTACCAGGATCCTCTCCATCAGCTCCCTTGCTCCCCACTCTGCATGTGCTGGGTGAGAGTGTTCCTCATGTTCCGCAGGCCAtgttttgtgagggacagcagcagccacagtAGGAACTGTATCCTCTTGTCCAATCCGGTTGGTaccagccccagcagaatgtaccGGTAACTGAGCACAGCTCCCGCTCCCAGGAGTTGCATAATGTTGTCCAATCTGCCCAACACCGTTTTGGTGAAGGACCAGCTCCAGAACAagtgctcctgagtctccttgctgaaatatgtgtcccgggggcaatgcgggtTTCTGGTGAGCGAGTGTCTTTACAGGACCTCTCTGCTTTCCAGCCTccgaaggtatttttttttccgacaaaatatattttattccacgaaaaaaaaaacgtctcaaaaagaaacatctcacacatattaaTACTCGAcgtaataaaaacaacagcggAACGGtggtgattgtccgttatcaatcatTGCAAGTGGGGGCAGATTTGCGCAATTAAGAGAGACCCTCCAAACCCTACCACTTGCTATTGTCCCTTAATCCCTACTGTAACTGAGAGCAGCAGCACACTAACCCACAGTAGAGCTTTTTGGAGAACCTGAATAcccatttttaataacatactTGTGATTGCccagattaaatattttttagtaaaataaattaaatgtcaacaaaaaactaaaatgttgaTTGTATAAGTACTCACCCCCTTTTATATGGTAATTCCAAATTAGTTCAAGTGCACAATGTACTGTTATACAATTGAGACAAATAGTTGAGTGGCCGTTGTGTGATAATAGCAATTAACACAATTTCAGTATAAATACATACTTGTCTAAGGTCACTATATCAGGAgatatttcaaatttcaaaggtaaagaaaaaattataaaacaaatttatagaAACCAAATGACCCtttgagcacagtgaaggcaatCATAAAGTGAAGTGGGGGGTGTATTATACTATGCAGACTCTGTAGAGCAGTTTGTCTCAAAATTGAGCATCCAGGGAGGAAAAGCTGCCAGTGTGAACCTAAATTTGACTTATGCAAAAGCTAGCGATTCTGAtatcagagaaactttaagagtctGATACTGAAAACATCTGGCAACATATTTTGTAGTGGGACAAAATAAACCTAGGAGTTTTTGGTCTACAATCCAAAAGTTAAATCTGGTGCAAACCCAGCATAGTGTATCATTCAGTCAACACCATCTCTGTTGTGGTTGCAGCCTTATGTTATGGGACTCATAGTTATTTATCACCGGTGACTAGGAAGGTTTTCAAAATTGAGGAGAAAACAAATAGACCACTAGGCAAATCTTTAAGAGGAAAACTTACTTCACTCTGCAAAAGAccaaaaatgtttaatgaaaatCCCCACCTACGAGCAAAACAGTGACCCAAAGCACAGTGCCCaagctacactggagtggcttcacagaaagaagtactgtaaatgctgaGTGCCCCAGGCAGAATCCAGAACTGAACCTAATAAAAACTTTGATGTTGGCTGTCCAACAATGATCCTCCACCAACTTTATACAGCCACAATTACAGTGTCTAAAGTTGGTGGAGAAATCCAAAAAGACTGACAGCAGTTATTGCTGCTAAAAGGTATTTACATCAAGTATAGAGCAAAGGGATAGaatatttatgttaaaaatatgttagtttgatttgtctttttagatgttgttttttcttaaatttaagCTTCATTCACCAATAAAGGTGTTAATAGTATTCAAACttccattaaaaatattcacattatgataatatatacattaattGTAATTAAATTAGCACATCATTTGAGTGGGATGAATACTTTAAACAGGCCTAGAATATATTGATAAAAACGCCTTGGCCAACTTGATCCTTTAAACTTGAATTATGATCACGTTCATACTTACATGGTAAAAGGCTTTCTGCTTCGTTAAGTTTCCTATACTGGGTTATACCAACTTAATGATGTACCTATGGGGCAGGTTGATAAGACATGTAGGTAGTATTAACTATCACCAGTGTTCCTAATCTAAAAGGCTAAATGAATAAACAAAATATCTTTGtttatattttcttcattttaaaagacaCAGAAGCATTAATTGTAAGAACTTAATATTAGGCCCCGTGTATGTGTGGTGAATTCCAACCCCTGGATGACACTATGCAACCCAGAGATAGCACATTAGCAATTTATGAGTGCAGGTTTGGGTGGACTGTCATGGATTTgcagaccccccctcccccaggcACCTATGATGTACCAGTGGTCCTGTTTCAGAGAAGCATGCACAGTCCCATATAGGACtgtacaaacattttattttcaactcACACAAAACTTATTGTCCTGAAAGGTCTTTCACTTGTTGTTTTCCTTCCAGGACACTTGGCACACTAAACACTGAACTGATTTCACTCTAGatcattttttctttacaaaatgcAATTCATAACCAAATCTTTGCAAGTTGTTATCTCTTACTCTTCAAACTTAAATCGATTTTAGCACTGCCATCTGGATCCTGATGTGAAATCACAAGAGTTGAATAAATCTAAACTCTCTACAGATGCCATTAATTCAACCTCCCTGAGCTGTAGAAGAAAATGCGATGCGCATCTGGCTACTAAAAACCACTGAACATCCTGTGGAATTGGGCCGATTGTATAATTTTTGGTAGTATTTGTTTTTGCGAAGAAGtacattttttagaaataaataactGGTTTGTGTGCACTGTCACACTTCAGATTAATTTTGGTCTCCAAAACATAGTAGCAGCTTCAATTgctaaattgtttaatttttcttaCATACATTAAGAAAAACATCTTAAGAAGGCAGAATTTGAATCTGAAAAGCTGCTAGTGAGGCATGATATAGGCAGTATATTCGTAGTttcttttagttattttttgtagttgttttagtctttttttttaaaaaggattcCATTTTACCAGGAAGATGTCAGACTTAAGCTACATCAAAAGACCAACACCCTGTATATACAGGATTTCCAAACACATTTGGACTCATGTTGCTTCTCAAATGCACAGTAAGGTTTTGAGTCATTTGGCATAATTCTGATATACtgatttaagctttttttactttcattaaaaacaaacaaaaacagcaacaacattTCTATAGTATATAAGAACATTTctccaaacatactgtaaaagaagATGCATTGCAAACAtacatattaatttatattttcccTGCTTTTTTATGTACCTGGAGTCTGAGTCTATCCTCTGTGCTCTTCCAGTACTGAACACACAAATAGCCGCTGAACAAGAAAATCTTTCTCTAATATCAGTTGCTTATATGGGCAGGTCTACACAGTGATCCTAGAGGCCAAGGAGTGCAGAGCTGTAACTGTGGCACTTATTAATCCAGAGACAGAAAGTGAGAACTAGAGGGAACAGGCCCAAAGggcaattggaaaaaaataatcactttgTAAACAGCTACTTTTATACTAAATACAAGTGTAGTATTAATGCTTACGTATAAGCCATATAATTAAGTATTGCTGTGGATTCCTCATTGAGGCTTCTCTTTAGCCACAGACTAGCTAATGATCTTCCTAATAGAGAAGGTAAACCCATGTAATTTAATATTACAACTAAAATTAAGCATCTCCATAGAGAAGAGGACTTTCATCCATAACCTTCAGATggcacctcagctgacccattctAGGGGTTCCTAGAGCAGATACAGGAACAATCTGagaaagcagatgccctggaaacggaaaaGCAGTGTCAACAGCTGCATGagatcttccaggatttccaggaagtTTCGTGGGGGGTGCCTATGACTGTGGGGTAACAGATTTGCACGTACGCATTCCCTCTACCCCTGGCCTTtgtcaggcagtatcgcattctCCTCGCGGCAGATGGATCCATAAAACAGACActggatgctctactagagcatcagatcataagggagtgtaactccacttataactccccacaGTGGCCAGTGCTGAAACCTAATGGTAAGTGGCATTTGACCATTAATTACCAGCAGCTGAATAAGCAGGTTCCCTTGTCACGATTgccaatgatctacctagatcaagagttagccaaggtgacaacggcaaaatatttcaccactgtggatgtggccaatgggttctaGACCCTTAAGGTAGAGCCcacagaccagtacaaactggccttttcctttgattttatttt
This genomic interval carries:
- the LOC102696339 gene encoding olfactory receptor 6N2-like → MSRPNITLHSEFIIVGLPTPDEQDTALFIIFLILFLATFLGNLLIVVLISLDHRLHMPMYFFLWNLSVLDILMTTSIIPKMLAGLLGQKTISFTGCFGQMYFIISFTAVEGFLVAAMAYDRYVAVVKPLHYNTLISTKVCITMTTAAWVLGVLASLLSVVPASTLPFCGSNLILHIVCDYRTVMVLACGDVTAQINFTLLIATLAICIQFFYVLWTYCRIIASVMKLKTVESRKKAFSMCSSHVTVVFLYYVSGAVVYIGLRVESIPPDGRIIIGAVFYFLTPLLNPIIYSIRNEKIKAAAHRYFKLRALIMNKT